Within the Magnetospirillum sp. ME-1 genome, the region GTTCTTCGGCGAACTGGTCGACTTCATGATCTCCGGCCCCGTCGTGGTCCAGGTCCTGGAAGGTGAAGGCGCCGTCGCCCGCAACCGCGAGATCATGGGCGCCACCAACCCGGCCAACGCCGCGCCCGGCACCATCCGCGCCGACTTCGCCGAATCGGTGGAAGCCAATTCGGTGCACGGCTCCGATTCGGCCGAGAACGCCGCCATCGAGATCGCCTTCTTCTTCTCCGGCTGCGAGATCGTCGGCTGATCCCTTCAGCCTGACGCGCCGATCCGGCACGAAAAGCCCCCGGAAGGATGCTTCCGGGGGCTTATTTTATCCATATGGCCGCAAGAATGTATACAATTGCGGGAACAACATTATTTCGCAATATGTTTTATGGATGTACTTTCTGATTTTGCTACTTGCGCGATTTGTATGCACACCCCCAAATAGAGGAATTACAACCTCAACGGATGTATACAATGCAAGCCACACGTCAATCAAGCCGGGGACGGACGCCGGGCGGACGCCCCAACCCCATCGATGTGCATGTGGGCGGCCGCCTGCGCCTGCGCCGCACCCTGCTCGGCCTCAGCCAGGAGGCACTGGGCGAGGCCCTGGGCCTGACCTTCCAGCAGATTCAGAAATACGAACGGGGCGTCAACCGTATCGGAGCCTCGCGCCTGTACGATCTGGCCCGGGCCCTGGACGTGCCGGTGGAGTATTTCTACGACGAGATGCCCTGCGAGGTGATGGCCGCCAGCCCGCGGCACATGGCCCACGCCACCGAGGAACCGCCGGAGCAGCACATCGACCCCATGAGCAAGCGCGAGACCCTCGATCTGGTCCGCACCTATTACCGCATCGGCGACCCCAATGTCCGCAAGCGGGTCTACGAACTGGCCCGCGCCCTGGCCGTCCACACCGGAAGCCGGCGCGAGGATTGATATGCGTACCGTTCCCGGTCAGGTTCCGTAATACCGATAGCCGCCCCGTCCTGCCGCCTTGGCCCCGTACATGGCCATGTCGGCATGCCGCAGCAGCAGGGACGGGGTTTCCCCGTGTTCGGGATAGGACGCGATGCCGATGCTGGCGGACAGGTGCTGGGGCTGATCGGTGATGGTGTAGGGCCGGTTCAGGGCGGCGAGAATCTTTCCGGCCACGTTGCCGGCATCGTCGGGCTGCGGCAGGTCGAACAGCAGGACGATGAATTCGTCGCCCCCCTGGCGGATGACGATGTCGGCGCCTCGAACGGCGTTGCGCAGGCGCCGCGCCGCCTCCTTCAGGATCATGTCGCCCACTTCGTGGCCCAGGGTGTCGTTGATCTCCTTGAACTGGTCGAGATCGATGAACAGCACCGCCAGTCCCCGTCCCGACCG harbors:
- the ndk gene encoding nucleoside-diphosphate kinase, with the translated sequence MAIERTLSIIKPDATRRNLTGKINARFEEAGLRIVAQKRVQLTKAQAGQFYSVHAERSFFGELVDFMISGPVVVQVLEGEGAVARNREIMGATNPANAAPGTIRADFAESVEANSVHGSDSAENAAIEIAFFFSGCEIVG
- a CDS encoding helix-turn-helix domain-containing protein — its product is MQATRQSSRGRTPGGRPNPIDVHVGGRLRLRRTLLGLSQEALGEALGLTFQQIQKYERGVNRIGASRLYDLARALDVPVEYFYDEMPCEVMAASPRHMAHATEEPPEQHIDPMSKRETLDLVRTYYRIGDPNVRKRVYELARALAVHTGSRRED